The proteins below come from a single Drosophila miranda strain MSH22 chromosome Y unlocalized genomic scaffold, D.miranda_PacBio2.1 Contig_Y1_pilon, whole genome shotgun sequence genomic window:
- the LOC117191703 gene encoding dual specificity mitogen-activated protein kinase kinase dSOR1-like: MSKNKLNLVLPPVNTKATVAAAQVAPTPPFKKPSGTETHSLLGKPKTSIDALTETLEGLDMDDTERKRIKAFLSQKEKIGELSDEDLEKLGELGSGNGGVVMKVRHTHTNLIMARKLIHLEVKPAIKKQILRELKVLHECNFPHIVGFYGAFYSDGEISICMEYMDGGSLDLILKRAGRIPESILGRITLAVLKGLSYLRAKHAIIHRDVKSSNILVNSSGEIKIYISLN; encoded by the coding sequence ATGTCGAAAAACAAGCTGAACCTGGTGCTGCCGCCGGTGAATACGAAGGCAACTGTTGCAGCCGCACAAGTGGCCCCAACGCCGCCATTTAAAAAACCATCGGGCACAGAAACACATAGCCTGCTGGGAAAGCCAAAAACGAGCATTGATGCGTTAACTGAGACTCTAGAAGGACTGGACATGGACGACACGGAGCGCAAGCGGATAAAAGCGTTCCTTAGCCAGAAGGAGAAGATTGGCGAACTTTCGGACGAGGACCTGGAGAAGCTGGGCGAACTGGGCTCCGGGAACGGCGGCGTAGTCATGAAAGTCcgacacacgcacacaaaccTGATTATGGCGAGGAAGCTGATTCATCTGGAGGTGAAGCCGGCCATCAAGAAGCAAATCCTACGCGAACTAAAGGTCCTACACGAGTGCAACTTCCCACACATTGTCGGCTTTTATGGCGCCTTCTACAGCGACGGTGAGATTAGCATATGCATGGAATACATGGACGGCGGCTCACTCGATCTCATACTGAAGCGGGCCGGTAGAATACCCGAGTCGATCCTGGGACGCATCACGCTCGCCGTTCTGAAAGGCCTTAGTTATCTGCGGGCCAAGCACGCCATCATCCACAGGGATGTGAAGTCGAGCAACATCCTGGTCAATAGCAGCGGAGAGATAaagatct